In Chryseobacterium lactis, a single genomic region encodes these proteins:
- a CDS encoding metallophosphoesterase, producing MNLSFKTHLKNTSIVLRTVMSAGVLYSCATYNVQKGKNLFEVKDSDVKSDNDFKLFLIGDAGNADETQAQKTLNLLKGKLDSANNNSMLIFLGDNIYPNGMPKEKDEGYALAKQKLEDQLTITKNFKGKTLVIPGNHDWYNGVDGLNAQEKFVKKYFDDKKAFLPKNGCPIDDINISKDIKLIVIDTEWVITNWDNHPGINKNCNIKTREDFYTEFKDLIIKNQGKRIIVALHHPIISSGTHAGFNSAKSHLYPFKSKFPVPVIGSIINTLRSSSGASPADLNNQHYADLANRLKSIVQDKENIIFVSGHDHNLQYHEDGNIRQVISGAGSKIDPATIVEPTDFSYGGSGFAILNIRNDKSTDIEYFSTKDAELKKLTHISVTSKPDVFVNNFPNSFPSTFSSTIYPVQLTQKRKFYRWLWGDHYRKYYGIPIEAPTANLSELNGGFIPFREGGGNQSNSLRLKSSDGQEFVMRGVKKSAIRFLNNMAFQKSTLGEELADTFPEKFLLDFYTTNHPFTPFSIGNMSEKLNIFHSDPKLYYIPRQKALGKYNENYGDEMYMIEERFSSDPKTLASLDNAKDIVSSDDVLKNLNKNTKYSVDKESYIRARIFDMLIGDWDRHSDQWKWAEYELGDKIVYKPIPKDRDQAFSKYDGAAFKVIMNVPAIRHMKTFTEDISSVKWLAMEPYPMDLVFLKGATQEDWEAQAKYIQEHLTDADIDEAFRNLPKEVQDDTIAEIQRKLKIRKTKLQNYASQYYDVLQKKVPLAGTVNPDKFVITKNGHSVLVQQYKLGKNKDKNELVFEKTYHDSKTKELWIYGLEDDDIYDVVGKGNPKMTIRLIGGYNHDVYNVEDGRKVKIYDFKSQKNTYNAGSATKNISDDYDINSYNYKHPKYNSVAGYPNADYNPDDGVIIGVLANYTVNNFIRDPYTQKHSLKANFYTATAGFSLVYKGIFKKAIYGWDFNLDAAYTTPRFSQNFFGLSNDSPYDKEDTEREYNRARISKFNFAPSISKKSWMNLSHQIQLTFEDNKVQRKDDRFINISPDVRPEVFNSQQFVGANYTFGYKNADNVAFPTLGLEFMLNADWKSTLSDFNKNFLTLKGKLAIDHRIDKKGVFVFANSSNVMWINNNNFEFYQAAAIGGNNGMRAFRNERFSGRSYFINNSEIRWDFGRIRNNIAPANLGILIGYDIGRVWNDAENSRKWHESVGAGLWLSIVEMMSARLNYFYGSDGGRISAGIGMKF from the coding sequence ATGAATTTATCCTTTAAAACTCATCTAAAAAATACTTCTATTGTTCTGAGAACCGTAATGTCTGCCGGAGTACTGTACTCCTGCGCAACATATAACGTACAAAAGGGCAAAAACTTATTCGAAGTAAAAGATTCCGACGTAAAATCTGATAATGATTTTAAATTGTTCCTGATCGGGGACGCCGGAAATGCAGATGAAACACAGGCTCAAAAGACTCTGAATCTACTGAAAGGCAAACTTGATTCTGCCAACAACAATTCTATGCTCATCTTCCTTGGAGACAATATTTATCCCAACGGAATGCCTAAAGAAAAGGATGAAGGCTATGCTTTAGCAAAACAAAAGTTGGAAGACCAGCTGACCATTACCAAAAATTTCAAGGGAAAAACATTGGTTATTCCTGGAAATCATGATTGGTACAATGGTGTGGACGGATTAAATGCTCAGGAAAAATTCGTTAAAAAATATTTTGACGATAAAAAAGCATTCCTCCCTAAAAATGGCTGTCCTATTGATGACATCAATATTTCGAAAGATATTAAACTTATAGTTATTGATACGGAATGGGTCATTACCAACTGGGACAACCATCCCGGTATCAACAAGAACTGCAATATCAAAACCCGTGAAGATTTTTATACAGAATTCAAAGATCTTATTATTAAAAACCAGGGCAAAAGAATTATTGTTGCACTCCACCACCCTATCATAAGCAGCGGAACACATGCAGGTTTTAATTCTGCAAAATCTCATCTTTATCCCTTTAAAAGTAAATTCCCGGTTCCTGTTATAGGAAGCATCATCAATACATTAAGAAGTTCTTCCGGTGCCAGTCCGGCGGATCTCAACAATCAGCATTATGCAGATCTGGCCAACAGACTGAAAAGTATTGTTCAGGATAAAGAAAATATCATTTTCGTATCCGGCCATGACCATAATCTTCAATATCATGAGGATGGAAATATCAGACAGGTCATCAGTGGAGCAGGTTCTAAAATTGATCCGGCTACCATCGTAGAACCTACAGACTTTTCATATGGAGGCAGTGGTTTTGCTATTTTAAATATCAGAAATGACAAGAGTACTGACATTGAGTATTTCTCGACTAAAGACGCGGAGTTAAAAAAGCTTACCCATATTTCGGTGACTTCCAAACCTGATGTATTTGTCAATAATTTTCCCAATTCATTTCCTTCAACGTTCTCCTCTACTATATACCCGGTTCAGCTTACTCAAAAACGTAAATTTTACCGATGGCTTTGGGGAGATCATTACAGAAAGTATTACGGAATTCCTATTGAGGCACCTACCGCCAATCTTTCAGAATTAAACGGCGGATTCATCCCGTTCAGAGAAGGAGGAGGAAACCAGTCCAATAGTTTACGGTTAAAATCATCAGACGGGCAGGAATTTGTCATGCGTGGAGTAAAGAAAAGCGCCATCCGCTTTCTTAATAATATGGCTTTCCAGAAAAGTACGCTAGGTGAAGAACTGGCAGATACTTTCCCTGAGAAATTCCTACTGGATTTTTATACTACCAACCATCCTTTCACTCCGTTTTCCATTGGAAATATGTCTGAAAAGCTGAACATTTTCCATAGTGATCCTAAGTTGTATTATATACCAAGACAAAAGGCTTTAGGAAAATACAATGAAAATTATGGGGATGAAATGTATATGATCGAAGAACGATTTTCTTCGGATCCGAAAACATTAGCCTCTCTGGACAATGCAAAAGATATTGTTTCCAGTGATGATGTATTAAAGAATCTCAACAAAAACACCAAATATTCCGTTGACAAAGAATCTTACATCAGAGCAAGAATTTTTGATATGTTGATTGGTGACTGGGACAGACATTCGGATCAATGGAAATGGGCAGAATATGAATTAGGTGATAAAATTGTTTATAAACCTATTCCGAAAGACAGAGATCAGGCTTTCAGTAAATATGACGGTGCCGCATTTAAAGTGATTATGAATGTTCCGGCCATACGACATATGAAGACATTCACGGAAGACATCAGCAGTGTAAAATGGCTCGCTATGGAACCTTACCCGATGGATTTAGTTTTCTTAAAAGGTGCTACTCAGGAAGACTGGGAAGCACAGGCAAAGTACATCCAGGAACATTTGACGGATGCTGATATTGATGAAGCTTTCCGTAATCTTCCAAAAGAAGTTCAGGATGACACGATCGCTGAAATTCAACGAAAATTGAAAATACGAAAAACGAAACTTCAGAATTACGCCTCGCAATATTATGATGTACTTCAGAAAAAAGTACCATTGGCCGGTACCGTTAATCCTGATAAATTCGTTATTACAAAAAATGGACACTCTGTACTCGTACAACAGTATAAACTGGGCAAAAACAAAGATAAAAATGAACTTGTTTTTGAAAAAACATACCATGATTCAAAAACAAAAGAACTTTGGATTTATGGTCTTGAAGATGATGACATTTATGATGTAGTAGGGAAAGGAAATCCTAAAATGACGATCAGACTGATCGGAGGCTACAACCATGATGTATATAATGTAGAAGACGGAAGAAAGGTGAAAATTTACGATTTCAAATCTCAAAAAAACACCTATAATGCAGGCAGTGCCACCAAAAATATCTCTGACGATTATGATATCAATTCTTATAATTATAAGCATCCGAAATACAACTCGGTAGCCGGTTATCCCAATGCAGATTATAACCCCGATGATGGAGTAATCATTGGTGTTTTGGCGAATTATACCGTGAATAACTTCATCAGAGATCCTTATACTCAAAAACACAGCTTAAAAGCCAATTTTTATACGGCTACTGCAGGTTTCAGTCTTGTGTATAAAGGAATTTTCAAAAAGGCAATTTACGGTTGGGATTTCAATCTGGATGCGGCCTATACAACCCCGAGATTTTCTCAGAATTTCTTTGGATTATCCAACGACAGCCCTTATGACAAGGAAGATACTGAAAGGGAGTACAACAGAGCAAGAATTTCAAAATTCAATTTTGCGCCATCTATTTCTAAGAAAAGCTGGATGAATCTCAGCCATCAGATTCAGCTTACTTTTGAGGATAATAAGGTTCAGCGAAAGGATGATCGTTTTATCAACATCTCTCCGGATGTAAGACCTGAGGTTTTCAACAGTCAGCAATTTGTGGGAGCCAACTATACTTTTGGCTATAAAAATGCTGATAATGTAGCCTTTCCTACCCTGGGATTAGAGTTTATGCTTAATGCCGACTGGAAATCAACGTTGTCAGATTTCAACAAAAACTTTCTTACGCTGAAAGGAAAACTGGCGATTGACCACCGGATTGATAAAAAAGGAGTTTTCGTATTTGCGAACTCAAGTAACGTCATGTGGATCAACAATAATAATTTTGAATTCTATCAGGCGGCAGCTATCGGTGGTAACAACGGGATGAGAGCTTTCAGAAATGAAAGATTCTCCGGTAGATCCTATTTTATCAACAATTCTGAAATACGATGGGATTTTGGAAGAATAAGAAACAATATTGCTCCTGCCAATCTGGGAATCCTGATTGGATATGACATCGGCCGGGTATGGAATGATGCGGAAAATTCCAGAAAATGGCACGAGTCCGTAGGTGCGGGACTTTGGCTCAGCATCGTGGAAATGATGTCGGCAAGACTGAATTATTTTTATGGTTCAGACGGAGGAAGAATTTCTGCCGGAATAGGGATGAAATTTTAA
- a CDS encoding Pycsar system effector family protein, producing the protein MSILHKAKNYVEILFKDKLSSVYFYHNFIHTAYTVNKAEEIMKNTPVSEEDQEKVLVALWFHDTGYIECAKNHEERGVEIMKDFLHQENYPQTYIDDVEKLILATKITHEPDGLLEKIVKDADFSHFAGHDYGDISDALRKEWELTNVRCFSNEEWNAGNLDMLKNKHTFYTDYAKENWEPLKKKNIKKIEKKLEKEEVKKEDKKDNSEGKKDKEKSDRSVDTLFRVTLNNHTRLSDIADSKANILLSVNAIIISVCLSVLVPKLDAPKNAHLILPSFILLTSSVLTIIFAILSTKPNVTKTTFTSEDITNRKVNLLFFGNFQQMLFDDYHNAMRDLIKDRDYIYDSMVKDLYYLGKVLDRKYKLLSITYKIFMAGIIISVLSFGVAFLSL; encoded by the coding sequence ATGAGCATTCTACACAAAGCTAAAAATTATGTTGAAATCTTATTCAAAGATAAGTTATCTTCGGTATATTTTTATCATAATTTTATACATACTGCCTATACAGTCAACAAGGCTGAGGAAATCATGAAAAACACACCTGTTTCAGAAGAGGATCAGGAAAAAGTACTTGTGGCACTATGGTTTCATGATACAGGATATATTGAATGTGCGAAAAATCATGAAGAAAGAGGAGTGGAGATCATGAAAGATTTTCTTCATCAGGAAAATTATCCACAGACTTATATTGATGATGTTGAAAAGCTGATTCTTGCTACAAAAATCACTCATGAACCCGACGGATTGCTGGAGAAAATAGTGAAAGATGCAGATTTCAGCCATTTTGCAGGACATGATTATGGTGATATTTCTGATGCCTTAAGAAAAGAGTGGGAGCTTACCAACGTAAGATGTTTTTCCAATGAAGAATGGAATGCCGGTAATCTGGATATGCTTAAAAACAAGCACACCTTTTACACCGATTATGCGAAAGAAAACTGGGAGCCTTTAAAGAAGAAAAATATCAAAAAAATTGAAAAGAAGCTGGAAAAGGAAGAGGTGAAGAAGGAAGATAAGAAAGACAATTCAGAAGGAAAAAAAGATAAAGAAAAATCTGACAGAAGTGTTGATACTTTGTTCAGGGTTACTCTGAATAATCACACCAGGTTAAGTGATATTGCAGATAGTAAAGCGAATATACTTCTTTCGGTTAATGCAATTATTATTTCAGTTTGTCTTTCAGTGCTGGTTCCGAAGCTGGATGCTCCGAAGAATGCCCATCTCATTTTGCCAAGTTTTATATTGCTTACCTCAAGCGTACTTACCATTATATTTGCGATTCTTTCCACCAAACCGAATGTCACGAAAACGACTTTTACATCTGAGGATATTACCAACAGGAAAGTTAATTTGCTGTTCTTCGGAAACTTTCAGCAGATGCTTTTTGATGACTATCACAATGCGATGAGGGATCTGATTAAAGACAGAGATTATATTTATGATTCTATGGTGAAAGATTTATATTACTTAGGCAAGGTTCTCGACAGGAAGTATAAGCTTTTATCAATAACCTATAAGATTTTCATGGCGGGAATTATTATTTCTGTCTTATCCTTTGGAGTGGCTTTTCTTAGTCTTTAA